The genomic region CGACGAAAAAGTGGGCCAGCGCTTCGGAATGCAGGTGCTGGACCGGTTCCGCAACCCCGCCATCGAGCACCGCTGGCTGTCGATTTCGATGAACTACACGGCCAAGCTGCAGATGCGCAACGTGCCCACGCTGCTGCACTACTACCAGAAGCTGCAGGCCGTGCCGCACTACATGGCGCTGGGCTTTGCGGCCTACCTGCTGTTTATGCGCGCCACCCACCAGAAAGACCAGGTGTGGTACGGCGAGCTGGACGGCCAGGAATACCCGATTCAGGACGACAAGGCCGGCTACTTTGCCGAGCTCTGGAGCCGTCTGGAGCCCGCCGAACTCACCCACGCCGTGCTGCACAACCAAACCCTGTGGGGCCACGACCTGGCCGCGCTGCCCGGCTTCTCGGACTGCGTGAGCCGCTACCTGCACCAGCTGCTGGAGCAGGGCGCCCACGCCACCGTAGCCCATGCCCTCAACCGGAAGCCAGTGGCCGTGTAGAGACGATGGCTCAAAAAGACCGTCATGCTGAGCATGTGGCGAATTGAGCCAGGGTGCGCAGCCGCAGTCGAAGCATCTCTACCGCTTCGTCTGCACGACTGCGTTAGCCAGAAGTAGAGATGCTTCGACTCCGCTCTGCTTCGCTCAGCATGACGCGGTTTTTCCTCAAAGCCAAGAGCTGATAGTTCCGATAAAAAATGAAACACCTGGTAGCCAAAATCCACCCTGCTGATAACGTGCTGGTTGCCCTCCAGGACCTGCCCGTGGGCACGCCCGTAACTTGGGACGGCACCATCGTCACGACCACCGAAAAGATACCCGCCAAGCACAAGCTGGCAATGCAGTTTCTAGCTCCCGGCGACCCGGTACACATGTACGGCGTGCTGGTAGGCAAAGCCGCCCAGGCCATTGGCGTCGGCGGCCTGCTCACCACGGCCAACATGCGCCACGCCACCGACGGCTACGACGAGCACCAGCAAAGCCGTCCAGAATGGACCGCGCCCGACGTGAGTGAGTGGGCCGGCCGCACCTTCCAGGGCTTCCACCGCCCCGATGGCCGCGTGGGTACCGCCAACTATTGGCTGGTGATTCCGCTGGTCTTCTGCGAAAACCGCAACATTCAGGTGCTGGAAGAAGCCCTGGTGAACAACCTCGGCTACGCCCGCCGCAAAAGCTACCAGCCCCAGACCCAGGAGTTGATTTCGCTGATGCAAGCCGGCAAAACCGTGGAAGAAATCCTGGCCACTGACCTGCATTCCGCCGAAGACGGCCACCAGAAGCCGCGGCTGTTTCCGAACGTCGACGGCATCCGGTTTTTGCAGCACGAAGGCGGTTGCGGCGGCATCCGGCAGGATGCCCAGACGCTGTGCGGGCTGCTGGCTGGCTATATCACGCACCCCAATGTGGCGGGCGCCACCGTGCTCAGCCTGGGCTGCCAGAACGCGCAGGTGAGCATGCTGCAGGACGAAATCGACAAGCGCAGCCCTGGCGGCCTGCAAAAGCCGCTCTACATCCTGGAGCAGCAGAAAATCGGGACCGAAGAGGCGCTCATCAGCGCGGCGTTGCGCCAGACGTTTGCCGGCCTGATGGTGGCCAACCAGCAGACGCGCCAGCCCGCGCCCATCAGCCAGCTGTGCATCGGGCTGGAGTGCGGCGGCTCCGACGGCTTCTCCGGCATCTCGGCCAACCCCGCCGTGGGCCACGTTTCCGACCTGCTGGTAGCGGCCGGCGGCTCCGTGATTCTGGCCGAGTTTCCGGAGCTGTGCGGCGTCGAGCAGGAGCTCGTAGACCGTAGCGTGGACACCGCCACGGCCGAGCGGTTCAGCTCCCTGATGAAAGCCTACGGCGACTCCGCCATTGCCGTCGGCTCGGGCTTCGATATGAATCCTTCGCCGGGTAATATCCGAGACGGGCTGATTACGGACGCCATGAAATCGGCCGGCGCAGCCCGTAAAGGCGGTTCTTCGCCGGTAGTAGCCGTGCTCGACTACCCTGAGCCCGTGACGCTGCCCGGCCTCAACCTACTCTGCACGCCCGGCAACGACGTGGAAAGCACCACCGCCGAAGTAGGGTCGGGGGCCAACATTGTGCTGTTCACTACCGGCCTCGGCACGCCTACCGGCAACCCCATTGCGCCGGTCGTGAAAATCAGCTCCAACACGGCCCTGGCCCGCCGCATGCCCGATATCATCGACGTGAACACCGGCACCGTCATCGACGGCGAAGAAACCATCGAACAAGCCGCCGAGCGGATTCTGGATTACGTCATCCGGGTGGCCAGCGGGGAGGAAGTGGCCGCCGTGCGCCACGGCCAAACCGACTTCATTCCTTGGAAACGCGGCGTGAGTCTGTAGCGCAGAACGAGAGAGAATAAGAACGTCATGCAGAGGTAACAAGAACGTCTTGCAGAGGCGCAGCCGAAGCATCTCGCCAGAAGCTAATGTCATGCAAATAAGACCGTCATGCTGAGCTTGCCGAAGCATCTCTCCCGCTTCGCTTCAATGCTGATCAAACGAAGCGGTAGAGATGCTTCGGCAGGCTCAGCATGACGGTCGTACCTCACTGGCCAACCTCAGTTTCCGGGAACGTTTGCGTAGATAAATACGCGTTTCGCTGCCCAAAACGGGCAAAACCGGGCGTTGAACCCGGTATCTTTAAATCCGCCCGTCCTCCTTGCCCACCTGCGGCTCCCACCCATCATAATTCCGTTTGATTATGAAGCCCTTCCTCAACGCCGACTTTCTGCTGCAAACGCCCACCGCCCGCACGCTCTACCATGAGTATGCCGCGGCCATGCCCATCATCGATTACCACAACCACCTGCTGCCCGACCAGATTGCCGAAGACCGGCAGTTCGACAACATCACGCAGGTGTGGCTCTACGGCGACCATTACAAGTGGCGCGCCATGCGTACCAACGGCGTGCCCGAGCGCTACATCACCGGCGACGCCTCCGACTGGGAGAAGTTCGAGAAGTGGGCCGAAACCGTGCCTCAGACCGTGCGCAACCCGCTCTACCACTGGACGCACCTGGAGCTGCAGCGCTACTTCGGCATCACGGAGCTGCTGAACGCCGCCAGCGCCCGCCGCATCTACGACCAGTGCAATGAGAAGCTGCGCACGCCTGAGTATTCGGTGCGCAATCTGCTGCGCAGAATGGGCGTCGAAACGCTCTGCACCACCGACGACCCCGCCGACTCGCTGGAGCACCACCGCGCCCTGCAAAGCAGCAGCTTCGAGGTAAGCGTGCTGCCCACCTTCCGGCCCGATAAGGCCATGGCCGTAGACGATGCCGCCAGCTACAACCAGTACCTCGACAAGCTGGGCGAAGCCGCCGCCGTGGAAATCCGCACGTTCTTCGACCTGCAAACCGCCCTGCGTCTGCGCCACGACTACTTCGCAGCCCTCGGCTGCCGCCTCTCCGACCACGGCCTGGAGCAGATGTACGCCGCCGACTATACCGAGTCGGAGTGCAACGAAATCTTCCTGAAAATCCGCAGTGGCGAAGAGTTGGCGGCCGAGGAGGTGCTGCGCTTCAAGTCGGCGATGCTGGTGCTGCTGGCGGAGATGGACTGTGAGAAAGGCTGGACTCAGCAATTCCACCTCGGCGCGCTGCGCAACAACAACGCCCGCATGCTGCGCCAGCTTGGGCCCGACACCGGCTGGGACTCCATCGGTGACTTCTCGCAGGGCCGTGCCCTCTCGAAGTTCCTCAACCGCCTCGACGAGCAGGACAAGCTCACCAAAACCATCCTCTACAACCTCAATCCCGCCGACAACGAGCTGATGGCCACGATGATCGGCAACTTCAACGACGGCTCGGTGGCGGGCAAGGTGCAGTTCGGCTCGGGCTGGTGGTTCCTGGATCAGAAGGACGGCATGGAAAAGCAGATCAACGCCCTGAGCAACATGGGCTTGCTGAGCCGCTTCGTAGGCATGCTCACTGATTCTCGTAGCTTCCTCTCGTACCCGCGCCACGAGTATTTCCGCCGCGTGCTGTGCAACCTCTTTGGCCAGGACGTGGAAAACGGCGAGCTGCCCGACGATCTGGAAGGCCTGGGCGGTATCATCCGCAACATCTGCTACGGCAACGCCAAGGCGTATTTCGGCTTCGAAACCGTGGCCAGCCCCGCTGAAGCTGCCACGGTGTAAGTGAAAATGAACGTCATGCAGATGCGCAGCCGAAGCATCTCTAACATCTCGCCTGAACGTCATTCCGAGCTTGCGAGGAATCTCGCGTGGTGAGGTTGCCATGGTAATCCTACGTCAGCACGCGAGATTCCTCGCAAGCTCGGAATGACGTTCTAAAACTCCCAAGTCCCCAACATGAAGCAAGTCGTCACCTTTGGTGAAATCATGATGCGGCTTTCGCCGCCGCTCAACTACCGGCTGCCCCAGGCCAGCACCCTGGAAGTAACCTACGGCGGCGGTGACGCCAACGTGGGCGCTGCGCTGGTGCACCTGGGCATGCCGGCTGCACACGTCGGCTGCTTCCCCGACAACGCCGTGGGCCAGGCAGCGGCGCAGGCGTTTCGGGCGCATGGCGTGGATATGCAGCATTGCGTGTTCCGAGGCGAGCGGTTGGGGCTGTATTTCCTGGAAGTGGGTGCTTCGTTGCGCGGCAGCCGCATTGTGTACGACCGCTACAACTCGGCCTTCGCCAACCTGCAGCCGGAGTGGTTCAACTGGGACGAAATTCTTGAAAACGCGCACTGGCTGCACTGGACCGGCATCACGCCGGCCATTTCGGCCGCAGCGGCCCAGGCCACCCGCGACGCCATCCGGGCGGCCCGCCGGCTGGGTATTACGGTTTCGGCCGACGTGAACTACCGCCGCAACCTGTGGCAGTATGGCCAGCAGGCCCAGGACGTAATGCCGGAACTAGTGGCTGGCTGTGACGTGGTGGTGTGCACCGAAGGCGACGCCGACGACCTGTTCGGCATAAAGCCCGAAGTCGGTGCTGAAAACAGCTTCGTGTCGATGAGCGAGCAGTTGATAGCGCAGTTTCCGCAGATCAAGCAGGTGATTGCCACGCGCCGCAAAACCCGGAGCGCCTCGCACGAGCGAATCCGGGGCATGGCTTACGTGGACGGTACCTACCACCAAACCAGCTACTTCGACATCAACCCCGTCGTGGACCGCATCGGCGGCGGCGACTCGTTCATTTCGGGCTACATCTACGGCCAGCAGCACTACGCCACCACCGACGAGGCCCTGACGTTTGCCACGGCCGCCTCAGCCCTCAAGCACACCATCCACGGCGACGTCAACCTCGTGACGGCCGCCGAAGTCGAGCACATCATGGCTGGCAACCTCACCGGTCGTTTGCTACGGTAGGGTTGGCCATAAAGACCGTCATGCTGAGCGAAGCGGAGCGTAGTCGAAGCATCTCTACCGCTTCGTTGCAATGCCATTGATTAGTCAGAAGTAGAGATGCTTCGACGAGCTCAGCATGACAAATACCAAAAACTGACAACTCTCCACATGCCCCGTTTTTCCGCTGCTCATATCCTCGAAACTGTGCTGGCCACGCCCATCGTGCCGGTGTTTTACCACGCCGATG from Hymenobacter canadensis harbors:
- the uxaC gene encoding glucuronate isomerase: MKPFLNADFLLQTPTARTLYHEYAAAMPIIDYHNHLLPDQIAEDRQFDNITQVWLYGDHYKWRAMRTNGVPERYITGDASDWEKFEKWAETVPQTVRNPLYHWTHLELQRYFGITELLNAASARRIYDQCNEKLRTPEYSVRNLLRRMGVETLCTTDDPADSLEHHRALQSSSFEVSVLPTFRPDKAMAVDDAASYNQYLDKLGEAAAVEIRTFFDLQTALRLRHDYFAALGCRLSDHGLEQMYAADYTESECNEIFLKIRSGEELAAEEVLRFKSAMLVLLAEMDCEKGWTQQFHLGALRNNNARMLRQLGPDTGWDSIGDFSQGRALSKFLNRLDEQDKLTKTILYNLNPADNELMATMIGNFNDGSVAGKVQFGSGWWFLDQKDGMEKQINALSNMGLLSRFVGMLTDSRSFLSYPRHEYFRRVLCNLFGQDVENGELPDDLEGLGGIIRNICYGNAKAYFGFETVASPAEAATV
- a CDS encoding UxaA family hydrolase; the encoded protein is MKHLVAKIHPADNVLVALQDLPVGTPVTWDGTIVTTTEKIPAKHKLAMQFLAPGDPVHMYGVLVGKAAQAIGVGGLLTTANMRHATDGYDEHQQSRPEWTAPDVSEWAGRTFQGFHRPDGRVGTANYWLVIPLVFCENRNIQVLEEALVNNLGYARRKSYQPQTQELISLMQAGKTVEEILATDLHSAEDGHQKPRLFPNVDGIRFLQHEGGCGGIRQDAQTLCGLLAGYITHPNVAGATVLSLGCQNAQVSMLQDEIDKRSPGGLQKPLYILEQQKIGTEEALISAALRQTFAGLMVANQQTRQPAPISQLCIGLECGGSDGFSGISANPAVGHVSDLLVAAGGSVILAEFPELCGVEQELVDRSVDTATAERFSSLMKAYGDSAIAVGSGFDMNPSPGNIRDGLITDAMKSAGAARKGGSSPVVAVLDYPEPVTLPGLNLLCTPGNDVESTTAEVGSGANIVLFTTGLGTPTGNPIAPVVKISSNTALARRMPDIIDVNTGTVIDGEETIEQAAERILDYVIRVASGEEVAAVRHGQTDFIPWKRGVSL
- a CDS encoding sugar kinase, which codes for MKQVVTFGEIMMRLSPPLNYRLPQASTLEVTYGGGDANVGAALVHLGMPAAHVGCFPDNAVGQAAAQAFRAHGVDMQHCVFRGERLGLYFLEVGASLRGSRIVYDRYNSAFANLQPEWFNWDEILENAHWLHWTGITPAISAAAAQATRDAIRAARRLGITVSADVNYRRNLWQYGQQAQDVMPELVAGCDVVVCTEGDADDLFGIKPEVGAENSFVSMSEQLIAQFPQIKQVIATRRKTRSASHERIRGMAYVDGTYHQTSYFDINPVVDRIGGGDSFISGYIYGQQHYATTDEALTFATAASALKHTIHGDVNLVTAAEVEHIMAGNLTGRLLR